A single genomic interval of Juglans regia cultivar Chandler chromosome 1, Walnut 2.0, whole genome shotgun sequence harbors:
- the LOC108988014 gene encoding centromere protein V — protein sequence MDSETVVHNGGCHCRNVRWRVRAPTSIVAWDCNCSDCFMRKNTHFIVPAERFELLGDSRQFLTTYTFGSHTAKHTFCKVCGITSFYIPRSNPDGVAVTFRCVDPGTLTHVEIKYFDGRNWDSSYDQTGIASLSKVQNPPAEGSK from the coding sequence ATGGATTCTGAGACGGTAGTGCATAATGGTGGGTGCCACTGCAGGAATGTAAGATGGCGAGTCCGAGCTCCTACCAGCATTGTAGCTTGGGATTGCAACTGTTCTGACTGCTTCATGAGGAAGAACACTCACTTCATCGTCCCTGCTGAAAGGTTTGAGCTTCTGGGAGATTCCAGACAGTTTCTTACTACCTACACCTTTGGTTCTCATACAGCAAAGCACACATTTTGTAAAGTTTGTGGCATAACTTCATTTTACATTCCACGTTCAAACCCAGATGGAGTTGCAGTTACATTTAGGTGTGTCGATCCTGGAACACTAACCCATGTTGAGATTAAGTATTTTGATGGGAGAAATTGGGACAGCTCATACGATCAGACGGGCATAGCTTCACTCTCGAAGGTGCAAAATCCGCCAGCTGAAGGGTCAAAGTGA
- the LOC108988010 gene encoding NADH dehydrogenase [ubiquinone] iron-sulfur protein 1, mitochondrial produces the protein MGLGMLASRVIRPTASKLSRNLLFQVRPIVSTPELHTPEASAAPAQPESTPDLPPPPRTPVGGARIHFPNPDDAIEVFVDGYPVKIPKGMTVLQACEVAGVDIPRFCYHSRLSIAGNCRMCLVEVEKSPKPVASCAMPALPGMKIKTDTPVAKKAREGVMEFLLMNHPLDCPICDQGGECDLQDQSMAFGSDRGRFTEMKRSVVDKNLGPLVKTVMTRCIQCTRCVRFATEVAGVQDLGMLGRGSGEEIGTYVEKLMTSELSGNVIDICPVGALTSKPFAFKARNWELKGTESIDVTDAVGSNIRIDSRGAEVIRILPRLNEDINEEWISDKTRFFYDGLKRQRLNDPMIRGADGRFKAVSWRDALAVVAEVLHQVKGEEIVGIAGKLSDAESMMALKDFLNRLGSNNIWCEGNGMNPDADLRSGYIMNSTIAGLEKADVFLLVGTQPRVEAAMVNARIRKTVRATQAKVGYIGPAADFNYDHQHLGTDPQTLGEIAEGRHPFCSALMNAKNPAIIVGASIFERKDKDAIFSALETISKNANVVRPDWNGFNVLLLNAAQAAALDLGLVPESEKSIESAKFVYLMGADDVDMEKVPADAFVLYQGHHGDRSVYRANVILPAAAFSEKEGTYENTEGCSQQTLPAVPTVGDARDDWKIIRALSEVAGLRLPYDSLGAIQSRIRTVAPNLLRTDEREPATFSASLKPNSNQKMSSTPFGTAIENFYMTDSITRASKIMAQCSASLLKK, from the exons ATGGGGTTGGGCATGCTAGCTTCGAGGGTCATTAGACCTACCGCCTCAAAACTCTCCCGGAATCTTCTCTTCCAGGTCCGGCCTATTGTCTCCACGCCGGAGCTCCACACTCCGGAAGCTTCGGCTGCTCCAGCTCAGCCCGAATCGACGCCGGATCTCCCTCCGCCACCAAGGACCCCTGTCGGCGGGGCTCGAATCCACTTCCCGAACCCTGATGACGCCATCGAGGTGTTCGTGGATGGGTACCCAGTAAAAATCCCCAAGGGCATGACCGTTCTCCAGGCCTGTGAGGTGGCCGGCGTGGACATACCTCGCTTCTGCTACCACAGCCGCCTCTCCATCGCTGGGAACTGCCGCATGTGCCTCGTCGAGGTCGAGAAGTCCCCCAAGCCCGTTGCCTCCTGCGCCATGCCCGCTCTTCCCG ggatgaaaattAAGACCGATACGCCAGTGGCAAAGAAGGCTCGAGAAGGAGTGATGGAATTTTTGCTAATGAACCATCCGTTGGACTGTCCAATCTGTGATCAGGGTGGAGAATGTGATCTTCAGGATCAGTCTATGGCATTTGGATCTGATCGCGGTCGGTTCACAGAAATGAAGAGATCGGTGGTGGATAAGAATCTCGGTCCTCTAGTGAAGACTGTGATGACTCGGTGCATTCAGTGTACAAG GTGTGTGAGATTTGCAACAGAGGTTGCTGGGGTTCAGGATCTTGGCATGTTAGGCCGTGGCAGTGGAGAGGAAATTGGGACCTATGTTGAAAAGCTTATGACAAGTGAACTTTCTGGAAATGTAATAGATATTTGTCCTGTTGGAGCCCTTACATCAAAACCATTTGCATTTAAAGCTAGAAACTGGGAGTTAAAGGGAACAGAAAGCATTGATGTTACTGATGCAGTTGGTTCCAACATCCGAATTGATAGCAGAGGTGCAGAGGTCATTCGCATCCTTCCCCGGTTAAATGAG GACATTAATGAAGAGTGGATATCAGATAAGACTCGTTTTTTTTATGATGGTTTGAAGAGGCAGAGGCTAAATGACCCTATGATTCGTGGTGCTGATGGGCGTTTTAAGGCTGTTAGCTGGCGTGATGCTCTTGCTGTGGTTGCCGAGGTATTGCATCAAGTTAAGGGGGAGGAAATTGTTGGGATTGCTGGTAAGCTGTCTGATGCAGAATCCATGATGGCACTAAAAGATTTCTTAAACAGATTGGGGTCAAACAATATATGGTGTGAAGGAAATGGCATGAACCCCGATGCTGATCTGCGATCAGGATATATAATGAATAGTACCATTGCTGGTCTTGAAAAAGCAGATGTTTTCCTGTTGGTTGGTACCCAG CCAAGGGTTGAAGCTGCCATGGTAAATGCCAGAATCCGAAAGACAGTCCGTGCAACGCAAGCTAAGGTCGGTTACATTGGCCCTGCAGCTGATTTCAACTATGATCACCAGCATCTTGGCACAGACCCTCAAACACTTGGTGAAATTGCTGAGGGTCGCCACCCTTTTTGCTCAGCCCTCATGAATGCCAAAAACCCTGCCATCATTGTTGGTGCTAGTATTTTTGAGAGGAAGGACAAGGACGCAATTTTCTCTGCTCTtgaaacaatttcaaaaaatgCCAATGTTGTCAGACCCGATTGGAATGGATTCAATGTCTTGCTTCTCAATGCTGCCCAAGCTGCAGCACTTGACCTTGGACTTGTGCCTGAATCTGAAAAAAGCATTGAATCTGCCAAATTTGTGTATTTGATGGGCGCTGATGATGTGGACATGGAAAAGGTTCCGGCTGATGCCTTTGTCCTTTACCAAGGACATCATGGCGACCGGAGTGTGTATCGTGCCAATGTCATTCTCCCCGCAGCAGCATTTAGTGAGAAGGAAGGGACATATGAAAACACAGAAGGGTGCAGTCAACAAACGTTGCCTGCTGTTCCCACAGTTGGTGATGCTAGGGATGATTGGAAGATTATTCGAGCTCTGTCTGAGGTTGCAGGGTTGAGGTTGCCCTATGATTCACTCGGGGCTATTCAATCCCGGATCAGGACAGTGGCACCAAACCTCCTGCGCACGGATGAGAGAGAGCCAGCCAccttttcagcttcattgaaaCCCAACTCGAATCAGAAGATGAGTTCAACACCATTCGGGACAGCCATAGAAAATTTCTATATGACTGATTCCATTACCCGAGCATCAAAGATTATGGCTCAATGCAGCGCGTCACTATTGAAGAAATGA